In the genome of Pelagibacterium nitratireducens, one region contains:
- a CDS encoding TrkH family potassium uptake protein has product MLGATAYVTAFFTLVLAGMMLVPMLADLSVGNPDWQAFLISALAAGVPSGFLALATRRELPPFSLKFGFLLVNMIWASTSIVAALPLFLSGLSISFTDAVFEATSGITTTGSTILAGLDDMPPGLLLWRSMTQWFGGLGIIAMGLLLLPFLRVGGMQIYKLESSTQADSPFARFTKFSWAMVGLYLALSLACALSYWVAGMSSFDAVNHAMTTVSTGGYSTHDSSMGHFGLPVLVVGIVFMISGAMPFIAILRAVTTGRISAAFEAQVPVLLSILAVLSFAVFLSALAHWPSDLRSLGVHSAFNIVSVVTTTGFASTDYTLWGPFVNTVFLLATFLGGAAGSTSGGIKTYRLIIIYQSLRNGLKELIYPHGIFVVRYEGREVPWQAIKSVHHFIAAFLALLLAVTLVLGFTGLDTLTAFTGALTALTNVGPGLGEIIGPAGNFSSLEPLAKWALIFAMLAGRLEILAILVLFSPAFWRR; this is encoded by the coding sequence ATGCTTGGTGCAACCGCTTACGTCACCGCGTTTTTCACGCTCGTTCTTGCCGGCATGATGCTTGTGCCAATGCTGGCCGATCTCTCCGTCGGCAACCCCGATTGGCAAGCCTTCCTCATCTCCGCGCTCGCCGCCGGCGTGCCTTCGGGGTTCCTTGCGCTCGCCACAAGGCGTGAGCTTCCGCCCTTCAGCCTGAAATTCGGCTTTCTGCTCGTCAACATGATCTGGGCATCCACCTCGATCGTCGCCGCATTGCCGCTTTTCCTTTCCGGGCTCTCGATCAGTTTTACCGATGCGGTTTTTGAAGCCACATCGGGAATAACCACCACGGGATCGACAATACTTGCGGGCCTTGACGACATGCCTCCGGGCCTCCTGCTGTGGCGCTCGATGACGCAATGGTTCGGCGGGCTGGGCATCATCGCGATGGGGCTGCTTCTCCTCCCCTTCCTGCGGGTGGGCGGCATGCAGATCTACAAGCTCGAATCCTCGACACAGGCCGATTCACCCTTCGCGCGGTTCACAAAATTCTCATGGGCGATGGTGGGGCTCTATCTCGCCCTTTCGCTCGCCTGCGCCCTTTCTTATTGGGTGGCGGGCATGTCCAGCTTCGATGCCGTAAACCACGCCATGACCACGGTCTCGACCGGCGGCTATTCCACCCACGATTCCTCGATGGGTCATTTTGGCCTTCCCGTTCTCGTCGTCGGCATCGTCTTCATGATTAGCGGCGCGATGCCCTTCATCGCGATTTTGCGTGCGGTCACCACCGGACGGATTTCTGCAGCCTTTGAGGCACAAGTGCCAGTGCTGCTCTCGATTCTGGCGGTCTTGAGCTTTGCAGTGTTCCTTTCGGCACTCGCCCACTGGCCGTCGGACCTGAGGTCACTGGGGGTCCATTCGGCGTTCAATATCGTCTCGGTGGTCACAACCACCGGGTTTGCTTCGACCGACTACACGCTCTGGGGGCCGTTCGTGAACACCGTCTTTCTGCTCGCCACCTTCCTGGGCGGGGCCGCCGGCTCGACCAGCGGTGGAATAAAGACTTACAGGCTCATCATAATTTACCAGTCGCTGCGCAACGGGCTCAAGGAATTGATCTATCCCCACGGCATATTCGTGGTGCGCTACGAGGGTCGCGAAGTGCCCTGGCAGGCCATCAAATCGGTGCACCATTTCATCGCAGCGTTCCTCGCGCTCCTTTTGGCCGTCACATTGGTTCTCGGCTTTACGGGCCTTGATACCCTGACAGCCTTCACCGGAGCGCTTACCGCCCTCACCAATGTCGGCCCCGGCCTCGGTGAAATCATCGGCCCGGCGGGCAATTTTTCCTCGCTGGAGCCGCTGGCCAAATGGGCCCTGATCTTTGCAATGCTGGCTGGGCGCCTTGAAATCCTTGCAATTCTGGTTCTGTTCAGCCCTGCATTCTGGCGGCGCTAG
- a CDS encoding curlin: MGRNTNTAKAAGLALIIAMGAFTAPANAGQVSINLNPANAEQQQMMQAGLGIYALYNGIQNGSITQDGVNNMAGLTQGGGGNLGIVHQEGNNHNGTLNQQGGNNSYGLFQFGEGTDAHVNQSGGQTGLGLVFGW; this comes from the coding sequence ATGGGACGCAACACCAACACAGCAAAGGCCGCCGGTCTCGCACTGATTATCGCAATGGGCGCATTCACGGCCCCCGCCAACGCCGGGCAGGTGTCGATCAACTTGAACCCCGCCAATGCCGAACAGCAGCAGATGATGCAGGCCGGGCTCGGCATTTATGCCCTCTACAACGGCATCCAGAACGGCTCGATCACCCAGGATGGCGTCAACAACATGGCCGGTCTGACCCAGGGTGGCGGCGGCAACCTCGGCATTGTCCATCAGGAAGGCAACAACCACAACGGCACCCTCAACCAGCAGGGCGGGAACAACAGCTACGGCCTGTTCCAGTTCGGTGAAGGGACCGATGCCCACGTCAATCAGTCGGGCGGCCAGACAGGTCTGGGCCTGGTCTTCGGTTGGTAA
- the csgH gene encoding curli-like amyloid fiber formation chaperone CsgH: MTIDRRKAYSLSILGTAVALVAVGTASYARSTDDVAGATRPVPCEVVSTAAGNGMALEAIYNAQGPTNGTYRLSVKSVGGANSSTINQGGGFAAHAAGPVSLGRVSVGNAPAYDIALTVEVDGVVHTCLDPQGNWA; this comes from the coding sequence ATGACCATTGATCGCCGCAAGGCCTATTCGCTTTCCATTCTCGGCACCGCCGTCGCACTTGTCGCTGTCGGTACGGCCAGCTATGCCCGCTCGACCGACGATGTCGCCGGCGCAACACGCCCGGTGCCCTGCGAGGTGGTTTCGACCGCTGCAGGCAATGGCATGGCCCTCGAGGCCATCTATAACGCCCAGGGACCGACCAACGGCACCTACCGTCTTTCGGTAAAGTCGGTCGGCGGCGCCAACAGTTCCACAATCAATCAGGGTGGCGGCTTTGCCGCACACGCCGCCGGGCCTGTCAGCCTGGGGCGCGTCTCGGTCGGCAACGCGCCGGCATATGATATCGCCCTGACCGTCGAGGTCGACGGGGTGGTCCACACCTGCCTCGATCCGCAGGGCAATTGGGCCTGA
- a CDS encoding curlin, with product MFKKIIIAATLAASFGAVSVPAMANDIYINQFGWGNSAGGTQSGTGNAIGAFQDGWWNSSTHHQSGHGNVAASGQSGWDNQSETWQNGNFNEAGVGQFGSNHTSVLTQDGNGNVAAGVQVGDGCTAAVDQNGSGNVAAFVQVCP from the coding sequence ATGTTTAAAAAGATCATCATCGCAGCCACCCTCGCTGCCAGCTTCGGCGCCGTGAGCGTTCCTGCCATGGCCAACGACATCTACATCAACCAGTTCGGATGGGGCAATTCGGCCGGCGGCACCCAGTCGGGCACGGGCAACGCCATCGGTGCTTTCCAGGACGGCTGGTGGAATTCGAGCACCCATCATCAGTCGGGCCACGGCAATGTCGCCGCCAGCGGCCAGAGCGGCTGGGACAACCAGTCCGAAACCTGGCAGAACGGCAATTTCAATGAGGCCGGCGTTGGCCAGTTCGGGTCCAACCATACCTCGGTCCTTACTCAGGACGGCAATGGCAACGTGGCTGCCGGCGTCCAGGTCGGCGATGGCTGCACTGCTGCGGTTGATCAGAACGGATCGGGCAATGTCGCCGCCTTCGTTCAGGTCTGCCCCTGA
- a CDS encoding YcgN family cysteine cluster protein — protein sequence MAFWDEKPLEAMTTEEWEALCDGCGKCCLLKLEDEESGQIFPANVRCKLLDGDTCGCSDYPNRQAKVPDCIKLTPEKVREIAWIPRSCAYRRIAEGRGLAWWHPLVSGDPETVHAAGISVRGRTIAEENADTSDWESHIIDWVDWEPAE from the coding sequence ATGGCATTCTGGGACGAAAAACCGCTTGAAGCCATGACCACCGAGGAGTGGGAGGCGCTGTGCGACGGCTGCGGCAAATGCTGCCTGCTCAAGCTCGAGGACGAGGAGAGCGGCCAGATTTTCCCCGCCAATGTGCGCTGCAAGCTGCTCGATGGAGACACCTGCGGCTGTTCGGACTATCCCAACCGGCAGGCCAAGGTTCCCGACTGCATCAAGCTTACCCCTGAAAAGGTCCGCGAGATCGCCTGGATTCCCAGGAGCTGCGCCTATCGGCGCATCGCCGAGGGCAGGGGGCTGGCCTGGTGGCATCCGCTCGTTTCGGGCGATCCCGAGACCGTCCACGCCGCCGGAATTTCCGTTCGCGGCCGCACCATTGCCGAAGAAAATGCCGACACGTCCGACTGGGAAAGCCACATCATAGACTGGGTCGACTGGGAACCGGCCGAATAA